Proteins from one Cryptomeria japonica chromosome 4, Sugi_1.0, whole genome shotgun sequence genomic window:
- the LOC131875076 gene encoding uncharacterized protein LOC131875076, with translation MTTQSFCKLALVFLVLSNMLSNGSCQAGVGSIVRTQMQQVLAFLNTPNGNTVPVIQGSGSSVVNTPAGNGLTVTQPFLTSQSGTFTAMLVRKQTNPGLGGLGLEYCYVDVINTAAQQSIWESPCQVVTTTSPCILLLTDDGLQINDGNNEVWNNGADNYQSLVLLESGELRMVDNNGQSAWSANDDPLVNQNCGSALSPGSLPFIQPAFSSPLEADLPNGQTVFNQPLVGANPLIGGSPMVRKNTSHYLSLVTIAIFVFYYC, from the coding sequence ATGACAACTCAGTCGTTCTGCAAATTAGCTTTGGTGTTCCTCGTTTTGTCAAATATGCTGAGCAATGGGTCATGCCAAGCTGGCGTTGGGAGCATAGTTCGAACCCAAATGCAGCAAGTCCTGGCATTCTTAAACACACCCAATGGGAATACAGTGCCTGTAATACAGGGCTCGGGTTCTTCTGTAGTTAACACGCCCGCAGGCAATGGATTAACAGTAACCCAGCCATTTTTAACATCTCAATCGGGCACATTCACCGCAATGCTTGTGAGAAAGCAGACAAATCCAGGGCTAGGAGGACTGGGCTTGGAATACTGCTATGTTGATGTTATAAATACGGCGGCCCAGCAGAGCATTTGGGAGTCTCCATGCCAGGTAGTCACCACAACGAGCCCATGTATTCTTCTGTTAACAGATGACGGGTTGCAGATAAATGATGGTAACAATGAAGTGTGGAACAATGGAGCCGATAATTATCAGTCGCTGGTTTTGCTTGAGAGTGGAGAGTTGAGAATGGTGGATAACAATGGGCAGAGCGCATGGTCGGCCAATGATGACCCTTTGGTTAATCAAAACTGTGGGAGTGCTCTGAGCCCCGGATCGCTTCCTTTCATTCAGCCAGCTTTTTCATCTCCACTGGAAGCCGACCTTCCAAATGGGCAGACGGTGTTTAACCAGCCTTTGGTGGGAGCAAATCCTCTGATCGGGGGAAGTCCCATGGTGAGGAAAAACACCAGCCATTATCTGTCCCTGGTTACGATCGCCATCTTTGTTTTCTATTACTGCTAG